A genomic stretch from Dermochelys coriacea isolate rDerCor1 chromosome 24, rDerCor1.pri.v4, whole genome shotgun sequence includes:
- the LOC119847893 gene encoding CD48 antigen-like: protein MCCTSPCIHSLDCIVSATGKDEDMEVRRPSVPLLLLISFLAGIVIIQAPTPRRLVNGILGGSVVLSVDLSPGKKVKEVEWSFSAGTGVMIQLAEFNGGKFERPDASDRFQQRLEMYETALRISALELNDSGVYEARIKIVPATVEDQAFLLVVYEPVPEPEIKSHAVSSTADGCNVTLQCQVSSREINISWTRGNPPRDLSNSKRYQLAPDGRILRLFLQPNPPNATFNCTASNPVDQKSISSDLRSICQSRDANAAMWMGHLCVGVIVVTAACVGMWLWKKRRKKPVSRAAVPTVPEEECPSEPHYAEIKRRSPPEGNDHDPGCPSERPLVTTIYDQIRVVPAGPSEQLT, encoded by the exons ATGTGCTGCACTTCCCCCTGTATTCACAGTTTAGATTGCATTGTTTCAGCTACAGGCAAAGATGAGGACATGGAGGTGAGACGCCCCTCTGTCCCATTACTACTACTGATCAGTTTCTTGGCAG gCATCGTAATTATCCAAGCACCGACTCCCCGCCGCCTGGTGAATGGGATTCTGGGAGGATCAGTCGTGCTATCTGTGGATCTATCCCCCGGGAAAAAGGTGAAAGAAGTCGAATGGAGCTTTAGTGCTGGGACAGGTGTGATGATCCAGCTGGCTGAATTCAATGGGGGGAAGTTTGAGCGACCCGATGCCAGCGACAGATTTCAACAGAGGCTAGAAATGTACGAGACCGCACTGAGGATCAGTGCTCTGGAGCTAAACGATAGTGGAGTTTATGAGGCCCGGATTAAGATAGTACCAGCAACTGTGGAGGATCAGGCCTTTCTCCTCGTGGTCTATG AGCCAGTGCCAGAGCCGGAGATAAAGAGTCATGCAGTCTCCAGCACCGCCGATGGGTGCAATGTCACTCTGCAGTGTCAGGTGTCTAGCAGGGAGATTAACATCTCCTGGACGAGAGGGAACCCGCCCCGAGACCTGAGCAATTCCAAGCGGTACCAGCTGGCCCCTGATGGCAGGATCCTCCGCCTGTTTCTGCAGCCCAACCCCCCAAACGCTACCTTCAACTGCACGGCCAGCAACCCTGTCGACCAGAAGAGCATCTCTTCTGACCTGCGGAGCATCTGCCAAAGCAGAG ACGCAAACGCAGCCATGTGGATGGGGCATCTTTGTGTTGGGGTGATCGTCGTCACAGCAGCTTGTGTCGGGATGTGGCtatggaagaaaaggaggaaaaagccAGTCAGCAGAG CTGCTGTCCCCACGGTCCCAGAGGAGGAATGTCCTTCGGAGCCCCACTATGCTGAGATCAAGAGGAGGAGCCCTCCGGAGGGGAACGACCAT GACCCTGGCTGCCCGAGCGAGAGACCACTGGTCACCACCATCTATGATCAGATCCGAGTGGTCCCAGCTGGCCCCTCTGAGCAGCTCACCTAG